The Triticum aestivum cultivar Chinese Spring chromosome 3A, IWGSC CS RefSeq v2.1, whole genome shotgun sequence genome includes a region encoding these proteins:
- the LOC123060072 gene encoding proline-rich receptor-like protein kinase PERK3 codes for MAPASTSSALCLLPLLLLAATSEATIFSIINRCSYTVWPAAIPVGGGVKLDPGETWLLDVPAGTMGGRIWARTDCSFHGEGIGSCQTGGCGGLLVCKGNGQPPNTLGEFTLGQDQTNDFFDISLLDGFNVPMELLPVLVRGRSGCGKGLRCAANITSQCPGDLKAPGGCNNACTVFKQDIYCLNGSTISSPTNYSKFFKRMCPDAYSYPDDGSTRTFNCPSGTNYQVVFCPLINHTLSPTTQSPQINQALTPTAESPQINALSPTADSPLPAPPAEVTPPTPSTLPAAIGPTSMKPNPPSVRRVVAILAPVGGFIFFTILFLVSFFIRKRRTQWQHGMEQEEEFGELQGTPMRFTFQQLKAATEQFKDKLGEGGFGSVFKGQFADERIAVKRLDRSGQGKTEFSAEVQTIGSIHHINLVRLIGFCAEKSHRLLVYEYMPKGSLDRWIYCRHDNDAPPLHWSTRCKIITHIAKGLTYLHEECTKRIAHLDVKPHNILLDDNFNAKLSDFGLCKLIDRDMSQVVTRMRGTPGYLAPEWLTSQITEKADVYSFGIVVMEIMSGRKNLDTSRSEESIHLITLLEEKVKSDRLVDLIDNNSTDMQAHKQDVIQMIMLAMWCLQIDCKRRPKMSEVVKVLEGAMNIDINIDHNFVVNSANFGSAGNVRSSAPPLASDVSGPR; via the coding sequence ATGGCACCGGCGAGTACCTCTTCGGCTCTCTGTCTCCTACCTCTCCTTCTCCTCGCTGCCACCAGCGAGGCCACCATATTCAGTATCATCAACCGATGCTCCTACACCGTGTGGCCAGCCGCTATTCCAGTTGGAGGTGGCGTGAAGCTCGATCCGGGGGAGACGTGGCTGCTGGACGTTCCCGCTGGCACCATGGGCGGGCGCATCTGGGCACGCACAGACTGTTCATTCCATGGCGAAGGCATAGGGTCATGCCAAACTGGCGGTTGCGGCGGCTTGCTCGTTTGTAAGGGGAATGGTCAACCGCCCAACACGCTGGGCGAATTCACGCTTGGCCAAGACCAAACGAATGACTTCTTCGACATCTCCCTCCTCGATGGCTTCAATGTGCCCATGGAGTTACTGCCGGTGCTGGTTCGGGGAAGGTCAGGGTGCGGCAAGGGGCTGCGCTGCGCAGCCAACATCACATCGCAGTGCCCAGGCGACCTGAAGGCTCCGGGGGGTTGTAACAACGCGTGCACAGTGTTCAAGCAGGACATATACTGCTTGAATGGAAGCACAATAAGCAGCCCCACAAATTACTCGAAATTCTTTAAGCGGATGTGCCCAGATGCCTACAGCTACCCCGACGATGGTTCCACCAGAACTTTCAATTGCCCGTCGGGGACCAACTACCAGGTCGTTTTCTGTCCCCTGATTAATCACACACTATCGCCTACAACTCAAAGTCCCCAGATTAATCAAGCACTGACGCCTACAGCTGAAAGTCCCCAGATTAATGCACTGTCACCTACAGCTGACAGTCCCCTGCCCGCGCCCCCGGCCGAGGTAACACCACCGACCCCAAGTACTCTGCCTGCAGCTATTGGGCCAACAAGCATGAAACCAAACCCCCCCTCTGTAAGAAGAGTTGTCGCAATTCTAGCTCCGGTAggtggcttcattttcttcaccaTCTTGTTCCTCGTCAGTTTCTTCATACGTAAACGAAGAACACAATGGCAGCATGGGATGGAACAAGAGGAAGAGTTTGGGGAGCTACAAGGAACACCAATGAGGTTCACATTTCAACAGCTAAAAGCAGCAACCGAGCAGTTCAAAGACAAGCTCGGGGAAGGAGGATTTGGGTCTGTTTTCAAGGGTCAATTTGCTGATGAAAGGATTGCGGTAAAACGTTTGGATCGATCTGGTCAAGGCAAAACAGAATTTTCGGCAGAGGTTCAGACAATTGGCAGCATTCATCACATTAACCTGGTGAGATTGATTGGCTTCTGTGCAGAGAAATCCCATAGGCTCTTGGTATATGAGTACATGCCCAAAGGATCCTTGGACAGATGGATCTATTGTCGACATGACAATGATGCTCCTCCTCTACATTGGAGCACACGGTGCAAGATTATCACTCATATAGCTAAGGGCCTCACGTATCTTCACGAGGAGTGCACAAAACGAATTGCTCATTTGGATGTCAAACCACACAACATCCTCTTAGATGACAACTTCAATGCTAAACTTTCTGATTTTGGACTATGCAAGCTCATTGACAGGGATATGAGCCAAGTGGTTACTAGAATGAGAGGCACACCTGGGTATTTAGCTCCTGAATGGTTGACATCACAGATCACGGAAAAGGCAGATGTCTATAGCTTTGGCATTGTGGTCATGGAAATCATGAGTGGAAGAAAGAACCTTGACACTTCCCGGTCAGAGGAGAGCATTCATCTCATTACCCTATTGGAGGAAAAGGTGAAGAGTGATCGGTTGGTAGATTTGATTGACAATAACAGCACCGACATGCAAGCACACAAGCAAGATGTAATTCAGATGATCATGCTTGCAATGTGGTGCTTGCAGATTGATTGCAAAAGAAGGCCTAAAATGTCTGAGGTAGTAAAAGTATTGGAAGGTGCCATGAATATAGACATCAACATAGATCATAACTTTGTTGTGAATTCAGCAAATTTTGGTAGTGCTGGAAATGTGAGGTCTTCAGCTCCACCTCTAGCCTCAGATGTATCAGGCCCTAGGTGA